A window of Melitaea cinxia chromosome 26, ilMelCinx1.1, whole genome shotgun sequence contains these coding sequences:
- the LOC123666580 gene encoding facilitated trehalose transporter Tret1-like has translation MLLFQTWAVMGVLLNMLGQGMVLSFPTVLLPALSLPDSEIKADIYVASWLASVIGIAGIPGFLMSSFLMDIYGRKLAHGVVLIPGILGWLLIYFAKNITVLIIGRSLCGFAASATVCLGAVVIGEYTSPGNRGMFLNLKTTAVCVGNMVVHIFGHFYSYKIVALIALIPLFLSLIIILTWPESPAWLASRKRFDESEKAFYWLRGKSVKSTRELEEMIRAQKERNEYPSAKSMPAKFLDFFRKFTKRDFIKPVMIIFFSAVLLESCGRHIFPAYALQIIGEVTESKSQSFYFTLGIDSIISISAMFSSALVKIMKRRRLLFGSGFAAVIVLFSVCLYLYLSANGYIAKDKSWIAIALFSLYFILSNLGCTPIPLALLGEIFPLAHRGAGSAVAGVFLSLAVMAGMQVTPFLLVSLKVYGTFAVFGLVMGVALIALYFILPETKDRTLQEIEDYFNFGRYRDDVIENDDEVKMKMIPQ, from the exons ATGCTTTTATTTCAGACATGGGCTGTGATGGGCGTTCTCCTCAACATGTTGGGGCAGGGCATGGTGCTCAGTTTCCCCACCGTCCTGCTTCCTGCTTTATCCTTGCCAGATTCAGAGATAAAGGCTGATATATACGTTGCATCTTGGTTGG cATCTGTCATTGGAATCGCTGGAATTCCCGGTTTTCTTATGTCATCATTCTTAATGGACATATATGGAAGAAAATTGGCACACGGAGTGGTTCTTATTCCAGGAATACTGGGCTGGCTGTTAATATACTTCGCTAAGAATATTACTGTTCTTATCATCGGAAGATCGCTATGTGGCTTTGCAGCATCCGCCACGGTCTGTCTAGGTGCGGTTGTGATTGGTGAATACACGAGCCCGGGCAACCGTGGCATGTTCCTGAACCTTAAAACTACGGCTGTTTGTGTAGGAAACATGGTTGTTCACATTTTTGGGCATTTTTATTCCTATAAAATTGTGGCACTAATAGCCTTGATTCCCCTTTTcctttcattaattataatattgacatGGCCAGAAAGTCCAGCTTGGTTGGCTTCGAGGAAGAGATTCGACGAAAGTGAAAAGGCATTTTACTGGCTTAGGGGTAAATCAGTTAAATCTACAAGAGAATTGGAAGAAATGATTCGAGCGCAAAAAGAGAGAAATGAATATCCGTCAGCGAAATCAATGCCAGCGAAATTTTTGGATTTTTTCCGAAAGTTTACCAAGCGAGACTTTATAAAGCCTGTAATGATTATATTCTTCAGCGCTGTCCTCTTGGAATCTTGCGGAAGACACATTTTCCCAGCTTATGCTTTACAAATCATCGGGGAAGTTACTGAGAGCAAATCTCAGTCATTTTACTTCACCTTAGGAATAGATTCAATCATATCTATAAGCGCGATGTTTTCATCAGCTCTAGTCAAAATCATGAAACGTCGTCGACTTCTTTTTGGCAGTGGTTTTGCTGCAGTAATTGTTCTTTTCTCCGTTTGTCTTTACTTGTACTTATCAGCAAATGGGTACATTGCGAAGGATAAGTCGTGGATAGCCATTGCgttattttctttgtatttcattttatcAAACTTGGGATGTACTCCAATTCCACTCGCGTTATTAGGTGAAATTTTCCCATTAGCTCACAGAGGTGCTGGTTCAGCTGTAGCTGGGGTTTTTCTGTCGTTAGCTGTAATGGCTGGAATGCAAGTGACACCATTTTTGTTGGTGAGCCTTAAAGTATATGGCACTTTTGCTGTTTTCGGATTAGTTATGGGTGTCGCATTAATTGCATTGTATTTCATCCTGCCTGAAACTAAAGACAGAACTTTGCAAGAGATTGAAGATTACTTCAACTTTGGCAGGTACAGAGATGATGTTATTGAAAACGATGATGAGGTCAAAATGAAGATGATACCTCAATGA